In the Bacteroidota bacterium genome, CGTGTGATGATGAAATAATCAATGTCACTGTTCCTGTCCATCGTCCCTTTTGAAAGTGATCCGCTGATGAAAACCGCCTCCACGAATGGAAATGAAGAAATGAAAGAAGAAAATCTTTTCGCTTTTTTCTGGAAACGCAACGCACGCGCCATACGCTCGCCCCTGAGATCAACATATTCTTCTTTCCCGCTGAGGAACCAGAAACCGTTTTTTTCTTCGAGTATTCCTTTCGCAGAAAATTCTTCGATCGCAAATGCAACTTCAGAAAGGGAAGGATTATTCCACTGGCAGTAACGATGGATCTCGTCGGTCGTCAGCGGATGACGGAAAATATCGAAATAAATTATGGTATTGATGACGGCCACGGCTGTAGCAGAAAGTGATGTGCTGAGATTTTCTTTGAGAGTGGAATACATTCAACGCAATTTACCTAAATAATCCTGAAGTTGTAATTCATAAATAAAAACGCTTTCTCCCCAATGGTATTCAGTCTTCAGCAATTCTTCTTTCCATCCCGATTCCGAAGCGATATGAAATATTTTATCACGATCACAATCATCAGAAAGCACCATAATAATTTTCCCAGTCCTTGAAATAAAATCCCCCGCGTCGCGAAAAAATCTGCGGAAGAATTCGAGATCTTTTCCGGCATACCAGGCACGATCTTCTGTTGTTGCCGGATCGGCGGAATAAAAAGGAGGATTCACCAGGATCAGATCGAATTTTTCTGCTGGAATTTTTTCAAAAAGATCGGAGCAGAAAAGTCGGACTTCAACATTGTTCAGTAAAAAATTATTTTCCGCACATTTCATTGCTTTTTCCGAAAGATCGAATGCAAACTGTTGCGCGCCCGCATGTGCACACGCGATACTGAGAATTCCGCATCCGCATCCCGCTTCTATTATTTTTTTTCGATTGAGATCCTGTGCCGCAATAAAATTCAACAACGCTTTTGTAGAATAAAAAAATCCCGGGTGAAAAACACCGGGATCAATGAGTACGCTGATCGTTCCGTATTTATATTTTCTTTGCTTACGAAGATAATGGCGAACAATGGGCTTCCAGGTCCGGTTGAGCAACTTCTTTACGATACGATTCAAAACCGGAAAATGAAAAAATTATTTCACTTCTTTCATGGGCATACCACAAACAGGGCAGTTCCCCGGTTTATCGTACGTTGTATCACGCTGGCATTTCATCGGGCACTGGTATTTCACTTGCGTAGTTTTAGCAGCCGGGGCCCCCATGCTGTCGGTGTTCGAAGTCGTTCCTCCTTTATTTCCGCATGATGCGAGGAATGAAGAGGCGATAACGGCGATGACGAGAAATTTTTTCATAGAATTATTTTTTACA is a window encoding:
- a CDS encoding methyltransferase, giving the protein MNRIVKKLLNRTWKPIVRHYLRKQRKYKYGTISVLIDPGVFHPGFFYSTKALLNFIAAQDLNRKKIIEAGCGCGILSIACAHAGAQQFAFDLSEKAMKCAENNFLLNNVEVRLFCSDLFEKIPAEKFDLILVNPPFYSADPATTEDRAWYAGKDLEFFRRFFRDAGDFISRTGKIIMVLSDDCDRDKIFHIASESGWKEELLKTEYHWGESVFIYELQLQDYLGKLR